The Geminicoccus roseus DSM 18922 DNA window ACATACCAGATCGATCATGTCTGGTTCAGCCAAACCCGTGGCTGGATGGCGCTTCTGATGGGCGCTGTGATGGCGATCGTCATGCTCTCGTTCATGCTGAAGATGTATTCGAGCAAACGCATCAATCTTGCCATATTCGCCGCCAGTATCCTGGTCTTTTCCGGATCGCTTTGGTTTGTGCGAAGCCAAGCCACGGTGGGCGATGTCTCCTACATGAAGGCCATGATTCCGCACCACTCCATCGCGATCATGACCAGCGAGCGAGCGCGCATCCAGGACCCAAGAGTCCGGCAACTCGCGGATGCCATCATTGAAGCGCAGGTCAGGGAGATTTCCGAGATGGAGACGCTGATAGCTGATCTTGAGGCCAATCCTCCTGCCGCAGATGCGCCTGAATTGGCGCCAAAACCGCCTGGAAACTAACTACGACGTAGTAAAGGGAGCTCTCTCAGTGGCACAGGATTCAGTGCAGCCTCGCCGGGCCACGCTCTACCGCATGGTGATGGAGCAGCATGTCTGCCCTTATGGACTGAAGGCCAGGCACCTGCTTCGCCGCCAGGGCTTCTCGGTCGACGACAAGTGGCTGACGTCGCGCGCCGCGACCGACGCGTTCAAGGCCGAGCATGGCGTCCAGTCCACGCCCCAGACGTTCATCGATGGGAAGCGCGTCGGCGGCTATGACGACCTTCGCCGCTATTTCGGCAAGCCGGTCGCCAGCCCGGATGCGACGACCTATCGGCCCGTCGCGATACTGTTCCTCACCACCCTGCTGATGGCCCTGGCGGCCAGCCATGCCGCCTTCGGCACGCCCTTCACCCTGCGGGCGGCGGAATGGTTCATCGCCTTCAGCATGACCGTGCTGGCCCTCCTCAAGCTCCAGGACGTGGAGAGCTTCGCCACCATGTTCCT harbors:
- a CDS encoding DUF305 domain-containing protein translates to MSYLRFGAMILTSTIIMYVLMYLNTYQIDHVWFSQTRGWMALLMGAVMAIVMLSFMLKMYSSKRINLAIFAASILVFSGSLWFVRSQATVGDVSYMKAMIPHHSIAIMTSERARIQDPRVRQLADAIIEAQVREISEMETLIADLEANPPAADAPELAPKPPGN
- a CDS encoding MauE/DoxX family redox-associated membrane protein, giving the protein MVMEQHVCPYGLKARHLLRRQGFSVDDKWLTSRAATDAFKAEHGVQSTPQTFIDGKRVGGYDDLRRYFGKPVASPDATTYRPVAILFLTTLLMALAASHAAFGTPFTLRAAEWFIAFSMTVLALLKLQDVESFATMFLNYDLLARRWVPYSYIYPYAEGLAGVLMIAHALDWLSIPTALFIGTIGAVSVFKAVYVDRRELKCACVGGSSKVPLGFVSLTENLMMIAMALWMTLGILGGPPV